The following are from one region of the Lynx canadensis isolate LIC74 chromosome D4, mLynCan4.pri.v2, whole genome shotgun sequence genome:
- the CNTFR gene encoding ciliary neurotrophic factor receptor subunit alpha isoform X1: MAAPVPWACCAVLAAATAVVYAQRHSPQEAPHVQYERLGSDVTLPCGTANWDAAVTWRVNGTDLAPDLLNGSQLVLHGLELGHSGLYACFHRDSWHLRHQVLLHVGLPPREPVLSCRSNTYPKGFYCSWHLPTPTYIPNTFNVTVLHGSKIMVCEKDPALKNRCHIRYMHLFSTIKYKVSISVSNALGHNATAITFDEFTIVKPDPPENVVARPVPSNPRRLEVTWQTPSTWPDPESFPLKFFLRYRPLILDQWQHVELSDGTAHTITDAYAGKEYIIQVAAKDNEIGTWSDWSVAAHATPWTEEPRHLTTEAQAPETTTSTTSSLAPPPTTKICDPGELGSGGGTLTPFSIGVPVTLALAAAAATANSLLI, from the exons ATGGCTGCTCCTGTCCCGTGGGCCTGCTGTGCTGTGCTTGCTGCCGCCACTGCTGTTGTCTACGCCCAGAGACACAGTCCTCAGG aggCACCCCACGTGCAGTACGAGCGCCTAGGTTCAGATGTGACTCTGCCGTGTGGGACAGCAAACTGGGATGCAGCGGTGACGTGGAGGGTAAATGGGACAGACCTAGCCCCTGACCTGCTCAACGGCTCTCAGCTTGTGCTCCATGGCTTGGAACTGGGCCATAGCGGCCTCTATGCCTGCTTCCACCGTGACTCTTGGCATCTGCGCCACCAAGTCCTACTACATGTCGGCT TGCCGCCGCGGGAGCCTGTGCTCAGCTGCCGCTCCAACACTTACCCCAAGGGCTTCTACTGCAGCTGGCATCTGCCCACCCCTACCTACATCCCCAACACCTTCAATGTGACTGTGCT GCATGGCTCCAAAATTATGGTCTGTGAGAAGGACCCAGCCCTCAAGAACCGCTGCCACATCCGCTACATGCACCTGTTCTCCACCATCAAGTACAAGGTCTCGATAAGTGTCAGCAATGCCCTGGGCCACAACGCCACAGCTATCACCTTCGACGAGTTCACCATTG TGAAACCTGACCCTCCAGAAAATGTGGTAGCCCGACCAGTTCCCAGCAACCCTCGCCGGCTAGAGGTGACTTGGCAGACCCCTTCAACCTGGCCTGACCCTGAGTCCTTTCCTCTCAAGTTCTTTCTGCGATACCGACCCCTCATCCTGGACCAGTGGCAGCAT GTAGAGCTGTCAGATGGCACAGCGCACACCATCACAGATGCCTATGCTGGGAAGGAGTACATCATCCAGGTGGCGGCCAAGGACAATGAGATTGGGACATGGAGTGACTGGAGTGTGGCCGCCCATGCCACGCCCTGGACTGAGGAGCCACGACACCTCACCACTGAGGCCCAGGCTCCGG AGACCACGACCAGCACCACCAGCTCACTGGCACCCCCACCCACCACGAAGATTTGTGACCCTGGGGAGCTGGGCAGCGGCGGAGGAACCTTGACACCTTTCTCAATCGGCGTCCCTGTGACCCTGGCCCTGGCCGCTGCTGCCGCCACTGCCAACAGTCTCCTGATCTG A
- the CNTFR gene encoding ciliary neurotrophic factor receptor subunit alpha isoform X2 — translation MAAPVPWACCAVLAAATAVVYAQRHSPQEAPHVQYERLGSDVTLPCGTANWDAAVTWRVNGTDLAPDLLNGSQLVLHGLELGHSGLYACFHRDSWHLRHQVLLHVGLPPREPVLSCRSNTYPKGFYCSWHLPTPTYIPNTFNVTVLHGSKIMVCEKDPALKNRCHIRYMHLFSTIKYKVSISVSNALGHNATAITFDEFTIVKPDPPENVVARPVPSNPRRLEVTWQTPSTWPDPESFPLKFFLRYRPLILDQWQHVELSDGTAHTITDAYAGKEYIIQVAAKDNEIGTWSDWSVAAHATPWTEEPRHLTTEAQAPDHDQHHQLTGTPTHHEDL, via the exons ATGGCTGCTCCTGTCCCGTGGGCCTGCTGTGCTGTGCTTGCTGCCGCCACTGCTGTTGTCTACGCCCAGAGACACAGTCCTCAGG aggCACCCCACGTGCAGTACGAGCGCCTAGGTTCAGATGTGACTCTGCCGTGTGGGACAGCAAACTGGGATGCAGCGGTGACGTGGAGGGTAAATGGGACAGACCTAGCCCCTGACCTGCTCAACGGCTCTCAGCTTGTGCTCCATGGCTTGGAACTGGGCCATAGCGGCCTCTATGCCTGCTTCCACCGTGACTCTTGGCATCTGCGCCACCAAGTCCTACTACATGTCGGCT TGCCGCCGCGGGAGCCTGTGCTCAGCTGCCGCTCCAACACTTACCCCAAGGGCTTCTACTGCAGCTGGCATCTGCCCACCCCTACCTACATCCCCAACACCTTCAATGTGACTGTGCT GCATGGCTCCAAAATTATGGTCTGTGAGAAGGACCCAGCCCTCAAGAACCGCTGCCACATCCGCTACATGCACCTGTTCTCCACCATCAAGTACAAGGTCTCGATAAGTGTCAGCAATGCCCTGGGCCACAACGCCACAGCTATCACCTTCGACGAGTTCACCATTG TGAAACCTGACCCTCCAGAAAATGTGGTAGCCCGACCAGTTCCCAGCAACCCTCGCCGGCTAGAGGTGACTTGGCAGACCCCTTCAACCTGGCCTGACCCTGAGTCCTTTCCTCTCAAGTTCTTTCTGCGATACCGACCCCTCATCCTGGACCAGTGGCAGCAT GTAGAGCTGTCAGATGGCACAGCGCACACCATCACAGATGCCTATGCTGGGAAGGAGTACATCATCCAGGTGGCGGCCAAGGACAATGAGATTGGGACATGGAGTGACTGGAGTGTGGCCGCCCATGCCACGCCCTGGACTGAGGAGCCACGACACCTCACCACTGAGGCCCAGGCTCCGG ACCACGACCAGCACCACCAGCTCACTGGCACCCCCACCCACCACGAAGATTTGTGA